The following coding sequences lie in one Rutidosis leptorrhynchoides isolate AG116_Rl617_1_P2 chromosome 6, CSIRO_AGI_Rlap_v1, whole genome shotgun sequence genomic window:
- the LOC139854234 gene encoding uncharacterized mitochondrial protein AtMg00810-like — protein sequence MRPLVRLSNRPRFALYLAWPFLDTGQFISWMSRMPETVYMHQPPGFQDPRYPDHVCLLKKSLYGLKQTPRAWFQCFAGYAKRIGFAHSRCDTSLFIYHQGSDIAYLLLYVDDIILTASSSDLLQRIITSIHREFSMTDLGPLNYFLGISATSTNTSLFLSQKQYAIEILDRVDMTTCQPCRTLVELGAKLTTHGPPIKDPTLYHSLAGALQYLTFTRPDISYAVQQICLFIHDPREQHLHALKRILRYIQGTSDLGLQLYASSPATLVAYSDGDWAGCPTTRRSTSGYCVFLGNNLLSWSSKRQLTPSRSSAEAEYRGVANAVAETCWIRNLLHELHCPLTSATLVYCDNVSSVYLSSNPVQHQRTKHIEIDIHFVRDLVAQGQVHVLHVPSRY from the coding sequence ATGAGACCTTTAGTCCGGTTGTCAAACCGGCCACGATTCGCACTGTACTTAGCTTGGCCGTTTCTCGACACTGGCCAGTTCATCAGCTGGATGTCAAGAATGCCCGAGACTGTCTATATGCACCAGCCTCCCGGTTTTCAGGACCCTAGATACCCTGATCATGTCTGCCTCTTGAAGAAATCTTTATATGGCCTTAAACAGACTCCTCGAGCTTGGTTTCAGTGTTTTGCAGGTTACGCTAAGAGGATTGGTTTTGCTCATAGTCGTTGTGACACATCTTTATTTATTTATCATCAGGGATCCGACATCGCATATCTACTTCTATACGTGGATGATATCATACTGACTGCGTCTTCTTCGGACTTACTTCAGCGGATCATCACATCTATTCACAGGGAATTCTCCATGACAGACTTAGGACCTCTAAACTACTTTCTGGGTATCTCTGCCACTAGCACCAACACTAGCTTATTTCTATCCCAGAAACAGTATGCTATCGAGATTCTTGATCGCGTAGACATGACCACATGTCAACCATGTCGGACTCTGGTTGAACTCGGGGCCAAGCTCACCACTCATGGTCCTCCTATAAAGGACCCGACCCTGTATCACAGTCTTGCAGGTGCATTACAGTATCTGACGTTCACTCGCCCAGATATATCCTATGCTGTACAGCAAATTTGTCTATTCATTCATGATCCCCGAGAGCAACATCTTCACGCTCTCAAGCGAATCCTCCGTTACATTCAAGGGACCTCTGATCTTGGCTTACAGCTCTATGCATCCTCTCCTGCCACTCTTGTCGCATACTCTGATGGCGACTGGGCTGGTTGCCCCACCACCAGACGCTCCACTTCCGGTTATTGCGTCTTTCTTGGGAATAATCTTCTATCTTGGTCCTCTAAACGACAGCTTACACCATCTCGCTCCAGTGCCGAAGCTGAATATCGTGGTGTGGCAAATGCCGTGGCAGAGACCTGCTGGATCCGCAACCTCCTTCATGAGCTTCATTGTCCACTCACCTCAGCTACGCTAGTCTACTGTGACAATGTCAGCTCAGTTTACCTCTCCTCCAATCCGGTTCAACATCAGCGGACTAAGCACATTGAGATTGATATTCACTTCGTCCGCGACTTGGTTGCTCAAGGACAGGTTCACGTGCTTCATGTGCCTTCTAGATATTAG
- the LOC139854235 gene encoding uncharacterized protein has protein sequence MCKAYRKSDFDHHYGIPSRRIPDSTRTITTIGLNIWSKHHADHVRYAYLTANSAESMNALSVHARKLPVTMFLEFFRASVQQWFWEHRNTADDLTTPVTPYAERKLAKRNRKSLTWTVKPISKVKFEVMDMKKGGKVNIQDKTCTCKQWQFSGLPCRHVMAVARYFVLRDVTTHVQKYFTTETYKSAYMEEINPLDHTYEWIDPGNLQIVRPPLVTKRQSGRPKSTARIPSQGEDKENFKSKTKCSRCLEYGYTRSTCTAHYDISEGTQKSKSKSKTKAKPMGMGKGKGKREDSCSTQFDSTYNFE, from the coding sequence ATGTGCAAAGCGTATAGGAAATCTGATTTTGATCACCATTATGGTATACCATCACGGCGTATTCCAGACAGTACACGTACAATCACTACTATTGGCCTCAACATATGGTCCAAACATCATGCAGATCATGTTCGGTATGCTTACTTGACTGCTAATAGTGCAGAGTCCATGAACGCACTGTCAGTTCATGCGAGGAAACTCCCTGTTACAATGTTTCTTGAATTCTTTAGAGCTTCAGTTCAACAATGGTTTTGGGAACATCGAAACACTGCTGATGATTTAACAACACCCGTCACACCATATGCAGAGCGTAAACTGGCTAAAAGAAATCGTAAGTCTCTTACTTGGACTGTGAAACCGATATCAAAAGTTAAGTTTGAGGTAATGGATATGAAAAAAGGCGGTAAAGTCAATATACAAGATAAAACTTGCACATGTAAACAATGGCAGTTTTCCGGTCTACCTTGTAGACACGTAATGGCAGTAGCAAGGTATTTTGTCCTACGTGACGTTACTACACACGTTCAGAAGTATTTCACCACTGAAACTTACAAGTCTGCATACATGGAAGAGATTAACCCACTAGATCATACTTATGAATGGATAGATCCAGGAAACCTACAAATCGTCCGACCGCCATTGGTTACAAAACGACAATCAGGTAGACCGAAGAGTACTGCTCGTATACCGTCCCAAGGAGAagacaaagaaaatttcaaatctaaaacaaaatgCAGTCGTTGCTTGGAATATGGATACACTAGATCAACTTGCACTGCACATTATGATATTTCAGAAGGTACACAAAAGTCAAAGTCGAAGTCAAAAACGAAGGCAAAGCCGATGGGGATGGGAAAGGGGAAGGGAAAACGTGAAGACTCATGCTCAACACAGTTTGACTCGACTTACAATTTTGAGTGA